A stretch of Campylobacter showae DNA encodes these proteins:
- a CDS encoding tetratricopeptide repeat protein, which yields MFRKIYLVLILAGLAAAQTNFEIATKKYLQDMGDKNVPKLYEKSCREDKNAVGCYIAAQLKAYQTYDLKDDEEHMRINSEVFELYKSACDIGYAKACLAAGDFYDSTPSNDNFVVEQDDTEKSAEFYEKACESKDGEACLMIAKKHDSGSKFADALKYYKLACEAGESEGCYNAADIYESGDGTPKNSVEAAKYYGLACENGLGRGCAKSKKFSK from the coding sequence ATGTTTAGGAAAATTTATCTTGTTTTGATTTTAGCCGGATTGGCGGCCGCGCAGACGAATTTTGAAATCGCTACTAAAAAATACCTGCAAGATATGGGCGATAAAAACGTGCCCAAACTCTACGAAAAGTCGTGCCGCGAGGATAAAAACGCCGTAGGTTGCTACATAGCCGCGCAGCTAAAAGCCTATCAAACATACGACCTAAAAGACGATGAGGAGCATATGCGAATAAACAGCGAAGTTTTTGAGCTTTATAAAAGCGCTTGTGATATTGGCTACGCTAAAGCTTGCTTGGCGGCGGGCGATTTTTACGACTCTACGCCGTCAAATGATAATTTTGTCGTAGAGCAGGACGATACGGAAAAATCAGCCGAATTTTACGAAAAAGCATGCGAGAGCAAAGACGGGGAGGCTTGCCTAATGATAGCTAAGAAGCACGATAGCGGCTCAAAATTCGCCGATGCGCTAAAATATTATAAACTAGCCTGCGAGGCTGGAGAGAGCGAGGGCTGCTACAACGCGGCGGACATCTACGAGTCAGGCGACGGAACGCCTAAAAATAGCGTCGAAGCGGCTAAATATTACGGCCTTGCTTGTGAAAACGGTCTTGGTCGCGGCTGCGCCAAATCTAAAAAATTTAGCAAATAG
- a CDS encoding NUDIX domain-containing protein has protein sequence MDTSVKNIKIENLTAPRYVKPYQISFDLCEKSVRWECIKAHDSVSALLYHEDKDAFLLVKQFRPAVWFNLQEGRELNLTQKGDEGYTYELCAGLMDKGKSEEQTVIEEIAEETGFAVSKVERITSTRGALGFGGAKQTMFFAVINDAMKIGEGGGIDGENIEPVYVPLERAREFMFDETKTKATGLMFAFMWFFAKFNR, from the coding sequence ATGGATACTTCTGTAAAAAATATCAAGATAGAAAATTTAACCGCCCCGCGCTACGTAAAGCCGTATCAAATTTCCTTTGATCTGTGCGAAAAGTCCGTCAGATGGGAGTGTATCAAGGCCCACGACAGCGTCTCGGCACTGCTTTATCACGAGGATAAGGACGCGTTTTTGCTGGTTAAGCAGTTTCGTCCCGCCGTTTGGTTTAATCTGCAAGAAGGACGCGAGCTAAATTTGACGCAAAAGGGCGACGAGGGCTACACATACGAGCTTTGCGCGGGTCTGATGGATAAAGGCAAGAGCGAGGAGCAGACCGTCATCGAGGAGATCGCCGAGGAAACGGGCTTTGCCGTGAGCAAGGTTGAGCGCATAACATCCACCCGTGGCGCGCTGGGGTTTGGCGGAGCGAAGCAGACGATGTTTTTTGCCGTGATAAACGACGCGATGAAGATCGGCGAGGGCGGCGGCATAGACGGCGAAAATATCGAGCCTGTTTACGTGCCGCTTGAGCGAGCGCGGGAGTTTATGTTTGACGAAACCAAAACCAAGGCCACGGGGCTGATGTTTGCTTTTATGTGGTTTTTTGCCAAATTTAACCGTTAG
- a CDS encoding tetratricopeptide repeat protein, with translation MLKKIVCAAFLASAAFAAVPTFEEASAELAQNNYDNALKLFEKSCYEEKNIAGCYAAGFININAYSQNSSEAKGFEQFSKACDAGDMDGCKSLGDIYENGLAGQETDYKKAMKFHEKACEGKVGAACARVAGYYDEGRGTEQNLAKASKFYETACKYEDASGCHAIADMYERGEGVKKDATKAMDFYGLACDYGSTGACADFRKLYKNKK, from the coding sequence ATGCTAAAGAAAATCGTTTGCGCCGCTTTTTTGGCGTCCGCGGCTTTTGCCGCCGTGCCTACTTTCGAGGAGGCGAGCGCGGAGCTAGCTCAAAACAACTACGACAACGCCTTAAAGCTTTTTGAAAAGTCTTGCTACGAGGAGAAAAATATCGCAGGTTGCTATGCTGCGGGCTTTATAAACATTAACGCCTATTCGCAAAACTCTAGCGAGGCAAAAGGCTTCGAGCAGTTTTCAAAGGCTTGCGATGCTGGAGATATGGACGGATGCAAATCTCTGGGCGACATCTACGAAAACGGACTGGCCGGGCAGGAAACCGACTATAAAAAAGCGATGAAATTTCACGAAAAAGCTTGCGAGGGCAAAGTAGGCGCCGCGTGCGCGAGAGTGGCCGGATACTACGACGAGGGCAGGGGCACCGAGCAAAATTTAGCCAAAGCGTCTAAATTTTACGAAACGGCTTGCAAGTACGAGGACGCGAGCGGCTGCCACGCGATAGCTGATATGTACGAAAGGGGCGAGGGCGTAAAAAAAGACGCGACAAAGGCGATGGATTTTTACGGGTTAGCTTGCGACTATGGTTCTACGGGAGCTTGCGCCGATTTTAGAAAACTTTATAAAAACAAAAAATAA
- the mgtE gene encoding magnesium transporter, translating into MEENEQLNEAKELLDSHLNETIDKELSPADLAQHLKTLKKHDEELFGEYLEKLDPEILGDVAMEMPDHMLKDVIEQIPSDKIIEAIEELESDDAAELLEYIEEIDEQKAKELFDGLDKDDQEEILRIRSYDEGQAGAFMQTELFSAHIDEQLKTAVERLRREKEEGKLENVSQLFITDKKGVLLHAVPLEDLILFDFNQTLREIIAKSEEDKYKPNVAVDNEPIETVVETVENYDMNSIAVVDSKGYLLGRITTDDIHDFIKESATEQIYNLAGVDDEAEEEDTSLVKATRARAVWLLINLFTALISSSIIGLFDETIASYVALAVLMPIVASMGGNTGTQALTVTVRRLTLGEIEFKNAANALKREVGIALINGLTFAFLMGIIAALWFNRPMLGVVIGASMLINLFFAGFFGTLIPLSLKKFDIDPAVGSAVLLTTVTDTVGFFSFLGLAKWILL; encoded by the coding sequence ATGGAAGAAAACGAGCAATTAAACGAAGCCAAAGAGCTGCTAGACTCGCACCTAAACGAGACGATCGATAAGGAACTAAGCCCCGCCGACCTCGCCCAGCACCTAAAAACGCTTAAAAAGCACGATGAGGAGCTATTTGGCGAATACCTCGAAAAGCTCGACCCAGAGATCCTGGGCGACGTAGCGATGGAGATGCCAGATCACATGCTAAAGGACGTGATCGAGCAGATACCTAGCGACAAGATCATCGAGGCGATCGAGGAGCTAGAGAGTGACGACGCGGCCGAGCTTTTGGAGTATATCGAGGAGATCGACGAGCAAAAGGCTAAAGAGCTCTTTGACGGCCTGGACAAGGACGATCAGGAGGAGATTTTACGTATCCGCAGCTACGACGAGGGCCAAGCGGGCGCGTTCATGCAGACGGAGCTTTTTAGTGCGCATATCGACGAGCAGCTAAAAACGGCGGTCGAGCGGCTAAGGCGCGAGAAGGAAGAGGGCAAACTAGAAAACGTCTCGCAGCTTTTTATCACCGATAAAAAAGGCGTTTTGCTCCATGCGGTGCCGCTTGAGGATCTGATACTATTTGATTTTAACCAAACCTTAAGAGAGATCATCGCAAAGAGCGAAGAGGATAAATATAAACCCAACGTGGCCGTTGATAACGAGCCTATCGAGACGGTCGTAGAAACGGTCGAAAACTACGATATGAACTCGATCGCGGTCGTCGATAGCAAGGGCTATTTGCTAGGTCGTATCACCACTGACGACATCCACGACTTTATAAAAGAAAGCGCCACGGAGCAAATTTATAACCTAGCCGGCGTCGACGACGAGGCCGAGGAAGAGGATACGAGCCTGGTTAAGGCCACTCGCGCGCGCGCCGTTTGGCTGCTTATAAATTTATTTACCGCGCTTATTAGCTCCTCGATCATCGGGCTTTTTGACGAGACGATAGCTAGCTACGTAGCGCTTGCGGTACTGATGCCAATCGTAGCATCCATGGGCGGAAACACCGGCACCCAGGCGCTTACGGTTACCGTGCGCCGACTAACTTTGGGAGAAATAGAGTTTAAAAACGCCGCAAACGCGCTAAAACGCGAGGTCGGCATCGCGCTTATAAACGGACTAACCTTTGCATTTTTGATGGGCATTATCGCTGCGCTATGGTTTAACCGCCCGATGCTAGGCGTAGTTATCGGCGCTTCGATGTTGATAAATTTGTTTTTCGCCGGATTTTTCGGTACTTTGATACCGCTAAGCTTAAAGAAATTTGACATCGATCCTGCCGTCGGCTCTGCTGTACTGCTTACCACAGTTACCGATACGGTCGGCTTTTTTAGCTTTTTAGGACTGGCAAAATGGATACTTCTGTAA